The stretch of DNA TTGGAAGGTACAATCTGTTTGAAACGTTCGTATGCCAGCAGCAGGTCCTCCCGAAGGATGCCCTCTTCATACGTACGTTCCACCAAAGAAAAGAAATTCACGACATCAATGATTTCCTCTTTTGTCCAAGTTTCATCTATTGGATAGCTGTAATTCATCCTACCCCTCCTTTTCCCTGGATAATAGTGTAACACGAAAATAACTTTCCATGCGATGCTAGCAATCCGGATGCAGTTTTGCTATAATTCTTTTGTTTTTAACATGTAAAGAGGTGTCAGCTAAGATGTTTTCACAAGAACAAGCACCACTGTTCGATGGTTTGCGCAGGCATGCTGCCAACAAACCATTACAGTTCCATATCCCAGGACATAAAACCGGAAAGGGAATGGATCAGGAATTCTCAGCATTCATAGGTGAGAATGCCCTTTCCGTCGATTTGATAAATATAGAACCACTGGATGACTTGCATCACCCTCATGGTATGATCCAAGAAGCACAGCAGCTTGCAGCCAAAGCCTTCGGAGCGGATTACACATTCTTTTCCGTCCAAGGTACAAGCACACCGATCATGGCTATGGTCATGAGTGTATGCAAACCGGGAGATAAGATCATCGTCCCCCGAAACGTCCATAAATCCGTGACAAGTGCGCTCATCTTTTCCGGCGCCATTCCTGTTTTTGTACATCCTCAGCTGGATCACAAGTTGGGCATTTCACACGGTATCACGCCAGAAGCTGTTGAGAAGGCTTTGGAGGCGAATCCGGATGCAAAAGCTGTACTAGTCATCAATCCGACATATTTCGGGGTGGCTGCCGATTTAGCCCGTATCGTCGATATATCCCATCGTTTTCAAGTGCCTGTCCTCGTCGATGAAGCACACGGCGTCCACATTCATTTTCATGATGACATGCCTGTTTCGGCGATGGCTGCAGGGGCAGATCTTGCCGCTACCAGTGTGCATAAGCTTGGCGGTTCTTTGACACAGAGCTCGATTTTGAATTTGCGTGAGGGGTTGGTGCGGCATGAACAAGTACAAACGGTGCTTTCCATGCTCACTTCCACGAGTACTTCTTACATCCTGCTGGCATCCCTCGATGCTGCGCGCCGGCAGCTTGCCACCAAAGGGCGGGAAATGAACGCCCATGCCATCAGGCTGGCAAATGACGCCCGAAAGCAAATAAATGACATAGACGGTCTGTATTGTGCAGGGGAAGAAATCTTGGGCTCAGAAGCAGCATTCGCCATGGATCGGACCAAACTGCTGGTATCGGTGAAACAGCTCGGTATATCAGGAAGTGACGCAGAACGCTGGCTGCGGAAGGAAAAAAATATCGAGGTCGAGCTTTCCGACTTGTATAACCTGCTGTTCTTGATTACACCTGCTGATACAGAAAATGAGATCCGGCAGCTCGTGGATGCACTGGCAGATTTGGCAGATCTTCACCAAGCAGATATCTCGTCCGCGGAATTGGAAGTGTCCGTTCCTGAAATACCGGTCTTGTCTTTAAGTCCGCGCGATGCTTTTTATGCTGACACCGAAGCCATTCCGCTTGCAGAAGCAGAGGGACGGATCAGCGCTGAGTCCATCATGGTCTATCCGCCAGGAATCCCCATCTTCATTCCAGGTGAAATCATCAGTCCTGATAACATCAGCTATATCAGAAGAAATCTGGATGCAGGATTGCCGGTCCAGGGATTGATGGATGAGTCGATAGAATATATTCGCGTCATCAAAGAACATCGTGCCTTTCAATGAAAAACTCCCCGAATGGGGAGTTTTTTTATGATGGCCGCTCTATTGTGTCCGGATCGACAAGCTGATATCCCTTTGCCCTCAGTCCATTTACGATGTCTGGTACGGCACTGGCTGTCCATTCCCGATCATGCATAAGCAAATTGGCGCCATTACCCAACAATTCAGTATTGACCATGATATCAGCCAAAGCTGCACTGTCCTGGTATTGGCTTTCCCAATCATAACCATAGGTCCAGTTCATCACTGTCATCCCCTCATCTTCTGCCAGCTGTCTGCTGTAATCCGTATTTTCACCGAATGGCGCTCGGAAAAACGCAGGCTTCTCCCCTGTGATTTCCTCTACCT from Terribacillus sp. FSL K6-0262 encodes:
- a CDS encoding UPF0223 family protein, which gives rise to MNYSYPIDETWTKEEIIDVVNFFSLVERTYEEGILREDLLLAYERFKQIVPSKSEEKQLDARFEKDSGYSSYRAVKKARAAASGEKIKM
- a CDS encoding aminotransferase class I/II-fold pyridoxal phosphate-dependent enzyme, whose translation is MFSQEQAPLFDGLRRHAANKPLQFHIPGHKTGKGMDQEFSAFIGENALSVDLINIEPLDDLHHPHGMIQEAQQLAAKAFGADYTFFSVQGTSTPIMAMVMSVCKPGDKIIVPRNVHKSVTSALIFSGAIPVFVHPQLDHKLGISHGITPEAVEKALEANPDAKAVLVINPTYFGVAADLARIVDISHRFQVPVLVDEAHGVHIHFHDDMPVSAMAAGADLAATSVHKLGGSLTQSSILNLREGLVRHEQVQTVLSMLTSTSTSYILLASLDAARRQLATKGREMNAHAIRLANDARKQINDIDGLYCAGEEILGSEAAFAMDRTKLLVSVKQLGISGSDAERWLRKEKNIEVELSDLYNLLFLITPADTENEIRQLVDALADLADLHQADISSAELEVSVPEIPVLSLSPRDAFYADTEAIPLAEAEGRISAESIMVYPPGIPIFIPGEIISPDNISYIRRNLDAGLPVQGLMDESIEYIRVIKEHRAFQ